In one window of Nitrospirota bacterium DNA:
- a CDS encoding PAS domain S-box protein — protein sequence MQEQNKDYIESINRLKETRDHLQSIIDNTADAIVTSDLNGIITSWNKGAEKMYGFTAEEAVGKFLPMVPEWLMGEEREFLERIKRGETIRDIETVRRRKDRTIIDIVLTLSPIINSERKVIGISGIAKDITEKKRVEKELIKRMHELSRLYLISKAMRGTLNLDRLLRIILTAVTMGDGLGFNRAMLFLLDEDGTTLKGMMGVGPSSPEEAGRIWSELSENKITLESMIATIGEISESYLDRLMKDIEIDISGERTVMSLTVFEKKPFNIPDAKSDHRVNAFFIERFGTNSFATVPLVAKDKVIGVIVVDNLYSGRPITDDDINTLMMFANHAASSIENAQLFEKIVNAEIEMENIFNTIDDMIFFSDNNYRIKRVNRAMSKRLGFSEDEIIGRKCGELLPFFHRFHERAIKTRERIVEEVEDSRMNGVFLSSITPMFNTEGELIGALHVLRDVTEDRRLRRELANSEKMAVLGEMAMKISHEIRNPLVSIGGFARRMVREFDKEKDIEKQKATDIIIKEVNRLEGILHDLMSFVKEAPLHLQECNLNSLLSDIVSIFTAESEEKGIRIFKDIPKKEISISVDQEQLKQAIINILKNALQAVGRDGEVFIKAVLQPSPDGKIVLIEISDTGRGIEKGAIEHIFDPFFTTKSSGTGLGLAIAHRIIERHGGDIEVINRKGIGATFIIKLPQGR from the coding sequence ATGCAAGAGCAGAATAAAGATTACATAGAAAGTATAAATAGACTCAAAGAGACAAGGGACCACCTCCAGAGCATTATAGATAATACTGCAGATGCAATCGTCACATCAGACCTCAATGGTATCATCACTTCCTGGAACAAGGGTGCTGAGAAGATGTATGGATTTACAGCAGAAGAGGCTGTAGGGAAATTCTTACCAATGGTTCCAGAATGGTTGATGGGGGAGGAAAGAGAATTTCTTGAGAGGATAAAAAGGGGTGAGACGATTAGAGATATTGAGACTGTAAGGAGAAGAAAGGATAGAACCATTATAGATATCGTCCTGACATTATCACCGATAATAAACTCTGAAAGGAAAGTTATAGGTATCTCCGGGATAGCAAAGGATATTACCGAGAAAAAGAGAGTCGAGAAAGAGTTAATAAAAAGGATGCATGAACTGTCCCGGCTTTACCTTATAAGCAAGGCGATGAGAGGTACCCTCAATCTTGATAGATTACTCAGGATTATCCTCACTGCTGTGACAATGGGCGATGGGCTCGGTTTTAACAGGGCGATGCTATTCTTGCTGGATGAGGATGGAACCACCCTTAAGGGTATGATGGGTGTTGGTCCATCGAGTCCTGAGGAGGCAGGCAGGATATGGTCCGAATTAAGCGAAAATAAGATAACCCTTGAGTCTATGATTGCGACTATCGGTGAGATTTCAGAGTCTTATCTTGATAGACTCATGAAGGATATAGAGATTGATATCTCGGGTGAAAGGACAGTGATGTCATTGACTGTGTTTGAAAAAAAGCCATTTAATATACCTGATGCAAAAAGCGATCACAGGGTAAATGCCTTTTTCATTGAGCGCTTCGGGACTAACAGTTTTGCAACCGTCCCACTAGTAGCAAAAGACAAGGTAATAGGTGTGATAGTTGTAGATAATCTTTATTCAGGGAGACCCATTACGGATGATGATATTAATACGCTTATGATGTTCGCCAACCATGCCGCATCTTCTATCGAGAATGCACAGCTATTTGAAAAGATTGTAAATGCAGAGATAGAGATGGAAAATATATTCAATACCATTGATGATATGATATTCTTCAGTGATAATAACTACAGAATAAAAAGGGTCAACAGGGCTATGAGTAAAAGACTTGGCTTCTCTGAGGATGAGATTATCGGGAGAAAATGTGGTGAACTCCTACCTTTTTTTCACAGATTTCATGAAAGGGCTATCAAAACCAGAGAGAGGATTGTTGAGGAGGTTGAAGACAGCAGGATGAATGGTGTTTTCCTTTCGTCTATTACGCCTATGTTTAACACAGAAGGAGAATTAATAGGTGCCCTCCATGTGTTAAGGGATGTTACAGAAGATAGGAGGCTCAGGAGAGAACTTGCAAACTCAGAGAAGATGGCTGTACTCGGAGAGATGGCGATGAAGATATCCCATGAGATACGCAATCCCCTTGTATCCATTGGTGGATTTGCCAGACGCATGGTAAGGGAATTCGATAAAGAAAAAGATATTGAGAAACAGAAAGCTACCGATATAATAATAAAAGAAGTAAACAGGCTGGAAGGTATACTCCATGACCTGATGAGTTTTGTTAAAGAGGCACCACTTCATCTTCAGGAATGCAACCTGAATAGCCTTCTTAGCGATATTGTCTCTATCTTTACTGCAGAGTCTGAGGAAAAGGGGATAAGGATATTTAAAGACATTCCAAAAAAGGAGATTTCCATCTCTGTCGACCAAGAACAACTCAAACAGGCAATAATCAACATACTAAAAAATGCACTACAGGCTGTTGGAAGGGATGGGGAGGTGTTTATAAAGGCTGTTCTTCAGCCATCTCCGGATGGGAAGATTGTGCTTATCGAGATAAGCGATACGGGTAGAGGTATTGAGAAGGGCGCCATTGAGCATATCTTCGATCCATTTTTTACTACGA